GAGAACATCGACGCGATCCACAAGCGTGATCGTCCGCGGTACATCGCCACGTACCTGCAAAGCCCGCGGCTCGCACGGAACGGGCCCGACGGGCTCGAGCTCGGCTTCGAGAGCTGGCCCGCACGCACCAGCACGAGCTGGCCCGACACGCTGATGGCGCGGGACCTCACCGTGGTGCCGCTGGCGTCCGGAGTCGTGTATGGCACCTATCGCTACGACGTGCGGTATGGAGATTCCGTCAGCACCGGCGTGTCCGAGCGCGTATTCGTGAAGACTCCCGCCGGATGGCGGATCGCGGTCACGACCGCGTTCGGCAGTCCTCTAGTCTTTTCACCCAGGCCCTGATCATGCGCTTTCGTTTTGCTGTCGCCGCAGTCTGCATCTCCATCGTTGGCTGCGCGGCCACTCTGCCACAGCCCGCGCCGGCCGCAAAGCCGGCTCTCGTCGTATTCATCACCGTGGACCAGCTGCTGCCGGAGTACTACGACCGGTGGAAGCACCAGCTCGACGGCGGGCTCGCGCTGCTGTATCGCGAGGGCGCGGTATTTCAGAACGGGTATCAGGACCATGCCGTCACGGAGACCGCGCCGGGCCACGCCAGCACGATGTCGGGGCGGTTTCCCGTGAACACCGGCATAGCGTCGAACAGCGTGGGCGTGGCGGATCCGACCACGACGCTCACCGGCACGATCGGTCAGGGCGCGTCACCGCACCGGTTCGAGGGAACGACACTCACCGATTGGCTGCTGGCGCGCGATCCGTCGACGCGCGTCCTGTCCGTTTCCCGCAAGGACAGGGGCGCGATCCTTCCCATAGGCAAGAGCAAGGCGCAGGTGTTCTGGTTCTCGCCGGCTTGGTCGGGTGAAGGCAACGGCGCGTTCGTGACGAGCAGCTACTACGCCAGCGAGCTGCCGCGGTGGGTGCGCGACTTCAACGCGCGGCGCATCCCGCACTCGTACGCGGGGAAGGCGTGGGACCTGCTGCTCCCCGCGGCCGCGTACACGGAGCCGGACAGCGTCCCCGTCGAGAACCTCGGGCGCGACTTCTTGTTTCCGCACTTTGCGCCGGAGGATTCCGCGGCGATCGGCTACCTGCTCCCGAATTATCCCTGGATCGATGAAGTCACGTTGGAGCTCGCGCTCGAGGGAGTGAACCGAATGCAGCTCGGCGCCGGCGGGCGAACGGACCTGCTGGCGGTCTCGCTCTCGGGGATGGACGGCACCGGCCACGCGTTCGGACCCGACTCGCGCGAGGTGCACGACCACATACTCCGGCTCGACCGCATGCTCGGCCGGTTCCTCGACTCCCTGTTCACACTGCGCGGCCGCGGCAACGTCATCGTGGCGCTCACGGCGGACCACGGCGTCGCTCCCTTCATAGACGTCAGCGGAAAGACGAAGAATCCCGAGGCGACGCGGGTATTCATCGGCCCGGTGGTGGCGCAGGCGCGGCAGATGATTAGCGACGCCGGCGGAGACACGACGGCCATCGGATTCGGGAGCGGCGCACTGAGTCTCGACCGGGCCCGGCTCGGGAACGTGAACGTCGACGCGCTGGTCGCGACGTTCGCCGACAGCGCCGCGCGCATTCCCGGCGTGCTGCGCGTGGACCGGCTCAGCGAGCTCGCGCGCAGAGACACCGTGCAGGACCATATCGCGCGGCGCTGGCTGCACATGTTCCGGCCCGGCGACGACGAAGCCGCCCTGGTGATCACGCTGACGCCGTACAGCTACTGGGGGGCGGGCACCTACGCCACGCACGGGACTCCGCACGACTATGACGCCCGCGTGC
This sequence is a window from Gemmatimonadaceae bacterium. Protein-coding genes within it:
- a CDS encoding nuclear transport factor 2 family protein; translated protein: MTRTALVLIASAVTACATATVATPVPQTSSIAADSAEALALFRENIDAIHKRDRPRYIATYLQSPRLARNGPDGLELGFESWPARTSTSWPDTLMARDLTVVPLASGVVYGTYRYDVRYGDSVSTGVSERVFVKTPAGWRIAVTTAFGSPLVFSPRP
- a CDS encoding alkaline phosphatase family protein translates to MRFRFAVAAVCISIVGCAATLPQPAPAAKPALVVFITVDQLLPEYYDRWKHQLDGGLALLYREGAVFQNGYQDHAVTETAPGHASTMSGRFPVNTGIASNSVGVADPTTTLTGTIGQGASPHRFEGTTLTDWLLARDPSTRVLSVSRKDRGAILPIGKSKAQVFWFSPAWSGEGNGAFVTSSYYASELPRWVRDFNARRIPHSYAGKAWDLLLPAAAYTEPDSVPVENLGRDFLFPHFAPEDSAAIGYLLPNYPWIDEVTLELALEGVNRMQLGAGGRTDLLAVSLSGMDGTGHAFGPDSREVHDHILRLDRMLGRFLDSLFTLRGRGNVIVALTADHGVAPFIDVSGKTKNPEATRVFIGPVVAQARQMISDAGGDTTAIGFGSGALSLDRARLGNVNVDALVATFADSAARIPGVLRVDRLSELARRDTVQDHIARRWLHMFRPGDDEAALVITLTPYSYWGAGTYATHGTPHDYDARVPIIFFGAPFNAGMHQQAVRVVDMAPTLARALGVTPLERLDGVALTAALR